A region of the Sphingobium yanoikuyae genome:
ATTGCGACGAGAGATGTCTTCATCGGAAACCCTGTTTGCGCGCGCTTGCCTTCGCGGCAGGGGCGCTTGATCTGAAAGAAAGGCCGCGCGGCTGCACGGCGATGGTCAGATCAGGCGGGTGGTCCGCGCAAAGGGGGGCGCAGATGACCCGCGCGCACGAGCGCCGGCGGCCGCACCGGCGCGAAGCCGAGCAGCAGCGCGAAGGCGATCGCCAGCTCCAGGATCAGCGGATCAATGCCACCGAGCGAGGCCATGGAGAGAGCGCCATAGGGACATGTGCGCTTGGCCGCGTCGGCCGGCTGATGATCGGGATCGGCCTGCAACGGGACGATCAGTTGCGAGGCAGT
Encoded here:
- a CDS encoding DUF2946 family protein, whose translation is MGSLRVYLQQHRGQALALVLLALCMKALLPGGFMLAQQQRTLVIQFCHDAAIGSTASQLIVPLQADPDHQPADAAKRTCPYGALSMASLGGIDPLILELAIAFALLLGFAPVRPPALVRAGHLRPPLRGPPA